The nucleotide sequence GGTGGACCGGGCGTCGGTCTTGATCCGCCAGTTGTGCACCAGCTTGTCGCCGTCGAAGGTCGCCAGCACGGTGTTGGTGTTCCCGATGTCGATGCAGAGCAGCACGATCGCAGCCTAGACAACCGCCGTGCGGGCGGGTGCGCAGCGGCGGCCGAACCGTATCCTGGTCACATCGCGGCATGAACATTTTTCTATCCACGGCACGGCCGGACGGGGAGCGGACATGTCGAGGATGTGGTGGGTCCGAGGACGCAGCGCCCTGCTGCGCCGTCGCCGGCACGTGCTCGTGCTCGCGGTGCTGGCCGGCGGGGCGCTCTGGATGATCGTCCAGGCCCGGCAGTCCTGGCAACGCCACGGGCAGACCTTCCGCGGCGACCTCTACCTCAACATCGGCGCCGCCCTGGTCATGACCCTCCTGACCTACCTGGTGCTCAACCCGCTCTTCCGGGAGCTCCGGACCGCCACCATCATCGAGCACCCGCGGCTGGACCGGGACGCGCTCATCCAGCGGGTGGCGCAGTCCCGCGAGGTGGTCGCCATCCTGGAGACCTTCACGAGCATGCTGGAGGGGCCGTACACCGTTCGGTTCCTCGCCGCGCTGCGCTTCGCCCTGGCCAACGGCGCCACGGTGAAGGTGCTGCTGCTCGACCCGGACTCCCCCGCCGTCCGGCTGCGCGCCGAGGAGCTGCGCCGCGCCGACACCGCCGTCGCGATCATGAACAACCTCTACCACTTCGGGCGGCTCCAGCAGCAGCTCGCGCCGGCCGCCCGCTCGCGCCTGCGGGTCCGGATCTACGCCACCGCGCCCTCGGTCCAGATGTACCGCTGGGACGACAAGGCCTTCATCTCGTTCTTCCCGGTGCACGGCAAGACCTTCGACGCCCAGCAGCTGGAGGCCTTCGTCTCCACCCCGCTCGGGGAGTTCGTCGACGACCGGTTCGACGAGCTGTGGGAGACCGCCCCGGTGCGCGACCTCGACGCCTGCCTCACCCTCAGCGTCTGCCTGCGCCGGGGCGACATCGAGCTGGAGTCCTGCGACGCCCGCTACGTCCGGCTGGACGGCACCTGGTACATCGCCGGCGGCGACCTCGTCCGCAACGTCGCCCGGCACGGCCTGGCGGGGCTGACCGTGGTGCTGGACCGGCCCGAGGCGGCCGGCCAGGCGTACGCCCTCGCCGAGGCCGACGAACTGGAACCCGAGGTCTACCACCGGGCGCTCCAGCTCTTCCGCGCGAAGTACGGGCTGGACGCCCGGGACGACACCGAGAGTCAGGTCATCTTCAACCTGGTGCCGGCCACCGCGCTCACCGCCCGGCTGGGCTGACCGTCACTCCTCCCTCAGGTCCAGCGCGATGTCGAGGATCGGCGAGGAGTGGGTGAGCGCGCCCACGGAGAGGTAGTCGACCCCGGTCGCCCCGTACTCGGCCGCCACCGGCAGGGTGAGCCCGCCGGTCGCCTCCAGCTCCGCCCGGTCGCCCACGGCGGCGACCACCTCGCGCAGCTGCGCCGGGGTCATGTTGTCCAGCAGCAGGAAGCGGGCTCCGGCCTCGACGGCCTCGACCGCCTCGGCCAGGGTGTCCACCTCCACCTGCACCGGCACGTCCGGGAACGCCTCCCGGACCCGGCGGAAGGCGGCCCCGATCCCGCCCGCAGCCACCTTGTGGTTGTCCTTGATCATGGCCACGTCGTGCAGGCCCATCCGCTTGTTGGTGCCGCCGCCCGCGCGGACCGCGTACTTCTCCAGGGCCCGCAGGCCGGGGGTGGTCTTGCGGGTGTCGAGCACGGTCGCCTTGGTGCCGGCCAGCGCGTCGGCCCAGGCCCGGGTGTGGGTGGCCACGCCGGACATCCGGGAGAGCAGGTTGAGCGCCGTCCGCTCGGCCGTGAGCAGCAGCCGGGTCGGGCCGGTCACCGTGGCCAGCACGTCGCCGCGCGCCACCCGCTGCCCGTCGTGGGCCACGAGCGACACCTCGACCGTACGGTCCGCTCCGGTCACCTCGCCGACCAGCTCGAACACGGCCGCGGCCACCGGCAGCCCGGCCACCACGCCGTCGGCGCGGGCCACCAGGTCGGCGGTGTCGTTCTGCACGTCCGGAATCGTGGCCACGCTGGTCACGTCGAGGAAGTCCGTCCCCAGGTCCTCGGTGAGCGCGTCGACGATCACCCGCCGGACCTGCTCCGGGTCCAGCCCACCGTCCCGCAGCGCCCGCTCCGTCGACTCCCTCACCACGTCTCCTTCGTTCGCGACTGCGGGGCTCCCAGGATCGGCTCGCGCCTCGCGCTCACCGCTGTTCCTCCCACCGCTCGGTCAGGAAACCCTCCGCCCCGACCGCCGCCACGAGGTGGCCCCGCCACCGTTCGTCGGCCGTCGGGAAGTCCTCCCGCCAGTGGCAGCCCCGGGTCTCCCGGCGGGCGTACGCGGCGGCGACCAGCGTGGACGCCACGGTGAGCAGGTTCGTCGCCTCCCAGTCCGCGGTGCGCGGCACGCCCCGGGCCTGGCCCACCTCGGTGAGGGTGGCGGCGGTCCCGGCGAGCGTCGGCGCCGACCGGAGCACCCCCGCGCCCCGGGTCATGGCCCGTTGCAGGGCAGGCGAGGCGCCCGCCGGCACCAGCCAGCCCTGGCCGCCCACCCAGGCGCCGGTCTCCGCGGGCTTCGCCTGCTCCGGCAGCCCGGCGGCGATGTCCTCGGCGATCCGGCGGGAGAAGACCAGCCCCTCCAGCAGCGAGTTGCTGGCCAGCCGGTTGGCGCCGTGCACGCCGGTGCAGGCGACCTCGCCGCAGGCGTACAGGCCGGGGATGGAGGTGCGGCCGCGCAGGTCGGTCCGGACGCCGCCGGAGGCGTAGTGGGCGGCCGGGGCGACCGGGATGAGGTCGGTGGCCGGATCCACGCCGATGGCCAGGCAGGAGGCCACGATGGTCGGGAAGCGCCGGGCCAGGAAGTCGCCGCCCAGGTGGCGGGCGTCCAGCCAGACGTGGTCGGCGCCGGTGGCCAGCAGCACCCGGTGGATGCCCTTGGCCACCACGTCGCGGGGCGCCAGCTCGGCCAGCTCGTGCTGGCCCACCATGAACCGCTTGCCGTCGCCGTCGACCAGGTGGGCGCCCTCGCCGCGCAGCGCCTCGGAGACCAGCGGCTGCTGGGCGAGCCCCGCGCCCGGCTCACCGGGCGGCACGATCAGCGCGGTCGGGTGGAACTGCACGAACTCCAGGTCGGTGACCGCCGCGCCGGCCCGCAGCGCGAGCGCCACGCCGTCGCCGGTGGAGACCGCCGGGTTCGTGGTGGCCGCGAAGATCTGGCCCATCCCGCCGGTGGCCAGCACCACGGCCCGGCCCAGGATCGCCCCGACGCCGTCCTCGCTGCCCTCACCGAGCACGTGCAGGGTGATCCCGCAGGCCGGGCCGAGGCCGTCCGGCCCGTCACCGGGGGCACGCAGCAGGTCCAGCACCAGGGCGTGCTCGACGAGCCGGATCCACGGGTCGCGGTGGACCGCGGCGTGCAGCGCCCGCTGCACCTCGGCCCCGGTGGCATCACCGCCCGCGTGCACGATCCGGTCGGCCCGGTGGCCGCCCTCGCGGGTGAGCATCAGCGAGCCGTCCGGGTTGCGGTCGAACTCCGCCCCGATCCGCATCAGCTCGCGCAGCCGGGTCGGGCCCTCCTCGACCAGCACCCGGACCGCCGCCGGGTCGCAGAGGCCGACGCCGGCCACCTCGGTGTCGTACGCGTGCGCGGCCGGCGTGTCCGCCGGGTCGAGCACCGCGGCGATGCCGCCCTGCGCCCAGCGGGTCGAGCCCTCGTCCATATTGACCTTGGTGACCACGGTGACGTGCAGGCCGGCCTCGCGCAGGTGCAGCGCGGCGGTCAGCCCGGCGACCCCGGAACCGACGACGATCACGTCGGTGGTCTCCACCCAGCCGGGTGCGGGCGCGGCGAGCAGCCTCGGCAGGGCCGGCAGGTCGATGGTCGGAAGGTCCATGAACACAGTCAACCCGAAGGGCTCTCGCCCCGGGCGGCGGGGGCGGGACGAGTGGTTTCGGCTACCTCGTCCGGACCGGGAGGCCGGCCGTGCCGGCCCCCTTGAGCGAGGCGGTCACCGTGCGGTCGCTCAGCCAGAGGTAGCAGCGCACGCCCCGGTCACCGACCGCCCATCGGCCGGCACCGGGCGGGCGGACCACCACGCCGCTGCGGAACCGCAGCGTCGGGTCGTCGGGTACGCCGGCGTACCGGGCCAGGACGCTGTTGCAGCCGGTGTAGAGGGGTGCCCAGTCGGCGTCCCTGCTCGGGTACGGGCGGTCCGGCGCCGCCCACACCCCGACGAACTCGGCGTCGTGGGTGGTGCGACAGTCGACGGGGGTGAGGGTCTGCACCCGGCGCGCGTCCCGGCCGGTGCGCTGGCAGCCCAGCCGCAGCGGGGACGTGCCCTTGAGCGCGTCGCGCAGGCTGCCCGTCCGGGTCACCACGGTGGCCGCCGCCTCGACCGTGGTCAGCTCGGTGAGGTCGCAGCGGTACCAGCGGGACCCGGCCGCCCAGCCGGGCCCGGTGGGCAGCGCCACGGCCAGCCGCAGCCGGCCGGCCCGCCAGTTGTCGCCGACGTAGCCGCCGGCCCGGGTGTCGCACTCGGCGAAGGCGGCGCGCAGGTCTGGTGAGCCGAGCACCGGCGGGCTGGGCCGCTCGACCGGGAACGCCCCCACGTGCACCGTCTCCACCCGGTGCGGCAGGTCGCAGCCGACCGGGTCGTAACCGGACAGGCCCATGGTCGGGGTGAAGTCGGCGACCTGGCAGACCCCGGCGACCGGGGTGAACGGGCCGGCCGCCGGCAGGGCGCCCCAGTCATCGGTGAGGTCGCCGTCCAGCCCGCCGGACGAGGCGCACCCGGCCAGGAGCGCCGCCGCAGACAGGGCTGCGACCAGGACCCTCAGCGCACGGCGCATCGCGGCCTCCCCCAGGCGAGACCGTCAACCCGACGGTCCGCCCAGGGTAGCCGAAAATGACCTTCTGGTGACAGAGCGCGCTGCGCCCCACCCACGACCCGCCGATCCTGCAGTTGCGGCCTCGACAAATGGCGCGAAGAGGGCGCTTGACGGGCGCCAACTGCAAGATCGCGGGGAGGTGGCGGGTCAGTTCAGGGCCGCCGCCAGGGGATTGGGGACGGGGTCGCCGGCGGTGCCGGGCGCGGCCGTGGTCGGGTCGGCGGTCAGGTCGACGACCTTGTTGTCGGCGTCGACGTGCACCACCCGGGGCTGGTACGCGCGCGCCTCGGCGTCGTCCATCTGCCCGTACGAGATGAGGATGACCAGGTCACCCGGGTGCACGAGGTGCGCCGCCGCGCCGTTGATGCCGATCACGCCGCTGCCCCGCCGCCCCGGGATCACGTACGTCTCCAGCCGGGCGCCGTTGGTGATGTCCACGATCGCGACCTGCTCGCCGGGGATGAGGTCGGCCGCCTCGAGCAGATCCTCGTCCACCGTCACCGAGCCGACGTAGTGCAGGTCGGCCTGAGTCACCGTCGCCCGGTGGATCTTCGACTTGAGCATGGTGCGGAGCATCGGGGTGCCTTTCGGAAAAGGAGCAGGTGGGTTCAGGAACGCGGGGCGAGGTGGAGCGCCGTGTTGTCGATCAGGCGGGTGGCGCCCACCCAGGCGGCGACCAGCAGCCGCGCCGCGCCGGAGACCGGGCCGGGCTCCAGGTCGGCGTCGGTGAGCACCAGGTAGTCGAGGCGGGCGCCGGGCGTACCCGAGTCGAAGGCCCGGTGGGCGGCGGCCAGCACCGCGCCGGCGTCCGCGCCCTGCTCGGCGGCCGCGACGCCGGCCCGCAGCGCCGCGGAGAGGCTCAGCGCGGCCTGCCGCTCGTCCGCCGACAGGTAGCGGTTCCGGCTGGACAGGGCCAGCCCGTCCGGTTCGCGCACGGTCGGTACGCCGACGATCTCCGTCGGCACGTCCAGGTCACGGACCATCCGCCGGACCAGGGTGAGCTGCTGGTAGTCCTTCTCGCCGAAGAACGCCAGGTCGGGGCGGGTGAGCTGGAGCAGCTTCATGACCACGGTGAGCACTCCGTGGAAGAAGCCCGGGCGGCTCAGCCCCTCCAGGTCCTCACCGAGCGGCCCTGGGTTGAGCCGCACCTTCGGCTGGCCCTCCGGGTACATGTCCTCCACCGCGGGGGCGAAGACCACGTCCGCGCCGGCCCGCCGGCAGATTTCCAGGTCGGCGTCCAGCGTGCGCGGGTAGCGGTCGAAGTCCTCGTTGGGGCCGAACTGGAGCGGGTTCACGAAGATCGTGACGAGGACGTGGTCGGCCCGCTCCCGGGCGGCCCGCAGCAGGGTCTCGTGCCCCGAGTGCAGCGCACCCATGGTCATCACCACGCCGACCGTGCCGGTCAGCCCCTCGCGGGCCGCCGCCAGCTCCTTGCGGGTGTGCACCAACTCGGTCATCAGTGCCTCCTCAGTTCGGGACTGCGGGGCTCGCAAAACCGGCTCACTCCTCGCCCTCACGCCGACACCTGCATGCCGTCGAGTACGTCCAGCAGCGGCGCCGCGTCGGCCGGCCGCAGCCGCCCCGCCGCGATCGCGCGATCCGCCGTCCGTCGGGCCAACGCCAGGTAGGGGGGCACGGATTCCGGGGCGGTCGCCGCCAGCCGCTCCAGGTGCCGGCGTACGGTGCCCGCGTCACCCCGGGAGACCGGGCCGGTGAGCGCGTCGTCGCCGAGCCGCAGCGCGTTCTCCAGCGCGGCCCGCAGCAGCGGGGCGAGCACCTTCTCCGGCCGGTCCACCCCGGCGTCGCGCAGCCGGTCGGACGCCTCGTTGACCAGGGTCACCAAATGGTTCGCGCCGTGCGCGAGGGCCGCGTGGTAGAGCGGCCGAGCGCCCTCCGCCACCCATTCGGGCACGCCGCCCAGGTCGGCCACCAGCCGGGCGGCGAACGGGCGCAGCTCGGCCGGGGCGGTCACCCCGTAGGAGATGCCGGCGAGGCGGGTCAGGTCGTCCGGCGTACCCGTGAAGGTCATCGCCGGGTGCAGCGCGAGCGGCCGGGCGCCCGCGGCGGTGGCCGGGGCGAGGACGGCCAGCCCGTGCGCGCCGGAGGTGTGCGCGACCACCTGGCCGGGACGCAGCGCCCCGGCCTCGGCCAGGCCGGCCACCACGCCGGCGAGGGCGTCGTCGGGGACCGCCACGACCAGCAGGTCGGTGGCGGCGCGCGCCACGGCGGCCGCGGAGCGGGTGGGGGTCTGGGGCAGCAGCAGCGCCATCCGGGCCCGGGTGGCGCCGGAGGCGCCGGCGGCGGCGACCACCCGGTGGCCGGCCGCGGCGAGGGCCGCCCCGAGCACGGCGCCGACCCGGCCGGCGCCGATCACGCCGACCGTGAGGGTGCGCGGGAAGACGAGCGGGGCGTCGGCGGCCCGGTGCGGGGCGGCCGGACGCGAACGCAGCGGTGCGCTCATGGCAATCGATCCAGTCCTCGAAGGGGGTACCGGT is from Micromonospora terminaliae and encodes:
- a CDS encoding septum formation family protein, whose translation is MRRALRVLVAALSAAALLAGCASSGGLDGDLTDDWGALPAAGPFTPVAGVCQVADFTPTMGLSGYDPVGCDLPHRVETVHVGAFPVERPSPPVLGSPDLRAAFAECDTRAGGYVGDNWRAGRLRLAVALPTGPGWAAGSRWYRCDLTELTTVEAAATVVTRTGSLRDALKGTSPLRLGCQRTGRDARRVQTLTPVDCRTTHDAEFVGVWAAPDRPYPSRDADWAPLYTGCNSVLARYAGVPDDPTLRFRSGVVVRPPGAGRWAVGDRGVRCYLWLSDRTVTASLKGAGTAGLPVRTR
- a CDS encoding L-aspartate oxidase translates to MDLPTIDLPALPRLLAAPAPGWVETTDVIVVGSGVAGLTAALHLREAGLHVTVVTKVNMDEGSTRWAQGGIAAVLDPADTPAAHAYDTEVAGVGLCDPAAVRVLVEEGPTRLRELMRIGAEFDRNPDGSLMLTREGGHRADRIVHAGGDATGAEVQRALHAAVHRDPWIRLVEHALVLDLLRAPGDGPDGLGPACGITLHVLGEGSEDGVGAILGRAVVLATGGMGQIFAATTNPAVSTGDGVALALRAGAAVTDLEFVQFHPTALIVPPGEPGAGLAQQPLVSEALRGEGAHLVDGDGKRFMVGQHELAELAPRDVVAKGIHRVLLATGADHVWLDARHLGGDFLARRFPTIVASCLAIGVDPATDLIPVAPAAHYASGGVRTDLRGRTSIPGLYACGEVACTGVHGANRLASNSLLEGLVFSRRIAEDIAAGLPEQAKPAETGAWVGGQGWLVPAGASPALQRAMTRGAGVLRSAPTLAGTAATLTEVGQARGVPRTADWEATNLLTVASTLVAAAYARRETRGCHWREDFPTADERWRGHLVAAVGAEGFLTERWEEQR
- a CDS encoding Rossmann-like and DUF2520 domain-containing protein; its protein translation is MSAPLRSRPAAPHRAADAPLVFPRTLTVGVIGAGRVGAVLGAALAAAGHRVVAAAGASGATRARMALLLPQTPTRSAAAVARAATDLLVVAVPDDALAGVVAGLAEAGALRPGQVVAHTSGAHGLAVLAPATAAGARPLALHPAMTFTGTPDDLTRLAGISYGVTAPAELRPFAARLVADLGGVPEWVAEGARPLYHAALAHGANHLVTLVNEASDRLRDAGVDRPEKVLAPLLRAALENALRLGDDALTGPVSRGDAGTVRRHLERLAATAPESVPPYLALARRTADRAIAAGRLRPADAAPLLDVLDGMQVSA
- the panC gene encoding pantoate--beta-alanine ligase, with the translated sequence MTELVHTRKELAAAREGLTGTVGVVMTMGALHSGHETLLRAARERADHVLVTIFVNPLQFGPNEDFDRYPRTLDADLEICRRAGADVVFAPAVEDMYPEGQPKVRLNPGPLGEDLEGLSRPGFFHGVLTVVMKLLQLTRPDLAFFGEKDYQQLTLVRRMVRDLDVPTEIVGVPTVREPDGLALSSRNRYLSADERQAALSLSAALRAGVAAAEQGADAGAVLAAAHRAFDSGTPGARLDYLVLTDADLEPGPVSGAARLLVAAWVGATRLIDNTALHLAPRS
- the nadC gene encoding carboxylating nicotinate-nucleotide diphosphorylase, translated to MRESTERALRDGGLDPEQVRRVIVDALTEDLGTDFLDVTSVATIPDVQNDTADLVARADGVVAGLPVAAAVFELVGEVTGADRTVEVSLVAHDGQRVARGDVLATVTGPTRLLLTAERTALNLLSRMSGVATHTRAWADALAGTKATVLDTRKTTPGLRALEKYAVRAGGGTNKRMGLHDVAMIKDNHKVAAGGIGAAFRRVREAFPDVPVQVEVDTLAEAVEAVEAGARFLLLDNMTPAQLREVVAAVGDRAELEATGGLTLPVAAEYGATGVDYLSVGALTHSSPILDIALDLREE
- the panD gene encoding aspartate 1-decarboxylase, with the translated sequence MLRTMLKSKIHRATVTQADLHYVGSVTVDEDLLEAADLIPGEQVAIVDITNGARLETYVIPGRRGSGVIGINGAAAHLVHPGDLVILISYGQMDDAEARAYQPRVVHVDADNKVVDLTADPTTAAPGTAGDPVPNPLAAALN